From a region of the Rhodococcus sp. 4CII genome:
- a CDS encoding DinB family protein produces the protein MITVTSTAKTSTTGERADLLESLAKHRHFLRYTVRDLTDEQAAQRTTASELCLGGLVKHVSDTERVWADFIVRGTDAVRGGPVDGTGTDNREKEFTLRGDETLAGVLDRYAHIAHRTDEIVASLPDLDISHPLPPAPWFEPGSRWSARRVLLHIIGETAQHAGHADIIREALDGAKTMG, from the coding sequence GTGATCACCGTGACCTCAACCGCGAAAACGTCGACTACCGGCGAGCGCGCCGACTTGCTGGAATCGCTGGCGAAACATCGCCACTTCCTCCGCTACACCGTCCGCGACCTCACCGACGAACAGGCCGCGCAGCGCACGACGGCGAGCGAACTGTGCCTCGGCGGACTCGTCAAGCACGTGTCGGACACCGAGCGGGTGTGGGCCGATTTCATCGTGCGCGGCACCGACGCGGTGCGCGGTGGCCCCGTCGACGGCACCGGAACCGACAACCGAGAAAAGGAATTCACTCTGCGCGGCGACGAGACGCTGGCCGGCGTCCTCGACCGCTACGCACACATCGCGCACCGCACCGACGAGATCGTGGCCTCGTTGCCCGACCTGGACATCTCGCATCCGTTGCCGCCCGCGCCGTGGTTCGAACCCGGGTCACGCTGGTCGGCGCGCCGGGTGCTGCTCCACATCATCGGGGAAACTGCCCAGCACGCCGGTCACGCCGACATCATCCGGGAGGCCCTCGACGGCGCGAAGACGATGGGCTGA
- a CDS encoding TraR/DksA C4-type zinc finger protein: protein MTALEPRIRIAEERADAERRIVSLTGRFSAIVEGSEYTTDDDEHDPEGSTIAFERAQVSALLAGARREVEDLTAAQQRLDSGTYGLCIRCGRPISEARLDALPAALTCIDCAG, encoded by the coding sequence ATGACCGCACTGGAGCCTCGCATCCGCATCGCCGAGGAGCGAGCCGACGCCGAGCGTCGCATTGTGTCGCTGACCGGCCGTTTCTCCGCGATCGTGGAGGGATCGGAATATACGACGGACGACGACGAACACGACCCGGAGGGCTCGACGATCGCGTTCGAACGGGCCCAGGTGTCGGCGCTGCTCGCCGGCGCCCGGCGCGAGGTCGAGGACCTGACGGCGGCGCAACAGCGACTCGACAGCGGGACGTACGGCCTGTGTATCCGGTGCGGGCGGCCGATCTCGGAAGCCCGGCTCGATGCGCTACCCGCCGCGCTGACATGCATCGACTGCGCCGGCTAG
- a CDS encoding ANTAR domain-containing protein, whose translation MTLEAHRDTRATRHLSALDSAIQFLTTARGSSYSADQAFDELLDSSMRHQVDVGDLAEALADLADGVHPEADDHRRARDVAAREWGALLP comes from the coding sequence TTGACGCTCGAAGCTCACCGCGACACCCGCGCGACACGGCATCTGTCCGCATTGGACTCTGCGATTCAATTCCTGACCACCGCGCGCGGAAGCTCGTACAGCGCGGATCAGGCCTTCGACGAACTACTCGACTCCTCCATGCGACATCAGGTCGATGTCGGGGATCTGGCGGAAGCACTCGCCGACCTTGCGGACGGTGTCCACCCCGAAGCCGACGACCACCGACGGGCACGGGACGTGGCCGCACGCGAGTGGGGAGCCCTCCTGCCCTAG
- a CDS encoding Lrp/AsnC family transcriptional regulator, translated as MTEMLTESELSLIHALQIRPRATWAELAPILRTTSATLARRWESITERGLAWITAYAAPMTGAGAFTAMIEVTCDLIGTRPLVEALTQDPRVASIEHAARGRDLILTVQTGSLHELSDLVLEELPGHPSIRSTRTHTCTALHAEGSRWRLDSLDTAQSAAVAALESTPPQSGSARPESLTDEVARALVRELTRNGRASAREIASVIDRPASSVRRQLAGLLRSRAVVLRCDVAQDATRWPITVTWWCRLPVRAHREVVEIVNTRPELRLCMSLTGPANFLVSMWVPSLPDLLRVQEWLESRAPSLEIIDSSVTLRSRKRMGWELDTHGRATGFVTAHGD; from the coding sequence ATGACTGAAATGCTGACAGAATCCGAGCTTTCGCTCATTCATGCCTTGCAGATCCGCCCCCGCGCGACGTGGGCCGAGCTGGCCCCGATCCTGCGGACGACGTCCGCCACTCTCGCCAGGCGGTGGGAGTCGATCACCGAACGCGGACTGGCCTGGATCACCGCGTACGCCGCGCCGATGACGGGCGCGGGTGCGTTCACGGCCATGATCGAGGTGACCTGCGACCTCATCGGCACCAGACCGCTGGTCGAGGCGCTCACCCAGGACCCGCGCGTGGCGTCGATCGAGCACGCGGCCCGGGGCCGGGACCTCATCCTGACGGTCCAGACGGGGTCTCTGCACGAATTATCCGACCTCGTCCTCGAAGAGTTGCCGGGCCACCCGAGCATCCGTTCGACCCGGACCCACACCTGCACGGCACTCCATGCGGAGGGCAGTCGCTGGCGACTGGATTCCCTGGACACCGCCCAGTCGGCGGCGGTCGCCGCGCTCGAGAGCACCCCGCCGCAGTCCGGGTCGGCTCGGCCGGAGAGTCTGACGGACGAAGTGGCGCGCGCGCTCGTCCGCGAACTCACCCGGAACGGCCGGGCGTCGGCGCGGGAGATCGCCTCGGTCATCGACCGGCCCGCCTCGTCGGTCCGCCGGCAACTCGCGGGACTGTTGCGCTCCCGCGCGGTGGTTCTGCGGTGCGACGTCGCCCAGGACGCGACGCGGTGGCCGATCACCGTCACCTGGTGGTGCCGACTGCCCGTGCGCGCGCACCGGGAGGTGGTCGAAATCGTCAACACCCGCCCCGAACTGAGGTTGTGTATGTCGCTCACCGGACCCGCGAACTTCCTCGTCAGCATGTGGGTGCCCTCGCTGCCCGACCTGCTGCGGGTGCAGGAATGGCTGGAGAGCCGCGCACCCAGCCTGGAGATCATCGACTCGTCGGTGACGCTCCGGTCCCGCAAGCGGATGGGGTGGGAACTCGACACCCACGGCCGCGCGACCGGATTCGTCACTGCACACGGCGACTGA